The DNA window CTTTAAAAAAAGAGTAGTCCATTTCGTTTATATCCACATTTGTAGGAATTCCTTTTACTCGGCCAGAATCAGTATACTGAAACATTGCCCATCGCTGCCATTGACTTAGGTCTCCAGGGTGTTGCATACCGCCTTGTCTGTTGGCTGCACTATATCTTGCTACCCACAAAGGATACTTACTCATTTCATTTGTAAAAAAAGTTTTAGCAAAATGATAGTTCGTATATACGATAGGCTTAATCCCTGTTGTTTGGTGAACATGCTCGAGCCAGCTTACGGCAAAGCGAGAAACAAATTCTTTGGATTTTTTCTTATCTTCTTCTAGATCCAAACACGGCGGAAGGTCTAGTTTCATTTGTCCAAGCTGATTAATAAAAAAAGCAGCTTCTTTCTCTGGATTATTTGTACAGTGAGCATAATGATAAAATCCTACTCTCAAGCCCGCATTTTTAGCACCTATATAATTTTCATAGGATTTAGGGTCTACAAAAGTTGCGCCTTCTGTTAACTTTATATATACCCCTTTTACTGAGGTGTTTTTTAATTCTTTCCAATTAATGATTCCTTGATGATGAGAAACGTCGAGAATAATAGGATTATTTGGATGTCGCCTTTGCATAGTTTTCACCTCTTTTGCTAGCTTCTTTATGTATACGACGAATACTTTAAAACCCCTGTTTTTCCGGACCCTGATATTCTTTTATAACAATGTGTAAAACGTTGCTCATTTGAATAGCTAAATAAGCTTCGTGTTTTTCGTCATAATAACGATACCATCCTTGCGTATGAATAATAGATTCCTCAAGCTCTTTTACATTTTCTGATTCAACCAATGTACTGATTGATTTTTCATTCCCAAAATAAAACTTCACTTCGTACGTCACTTGAATTCCTCCTTTATAAACACGTAAATACCCTAATTACACTTGCTTGAATCCAGCGCAAGCAAGTGTAAAACTTCTTTTAGTCCGCAATTTCTTTTTATATGTTTATTTTATTAAAAGAAGCCAAGCACTCTGAGCTGCTTGGCTTCTTTTTTTATTTTGATGGATGAATCATATTAGCAGGATTTACCCATTGCTCAAATTGTTCTTCTGTCAGAAGGCCTGTTTTGACCGCTGCTTCTTTTAATGTCGTTCCTTCTTGATGAGCAAGCTTGGCGATTTTAGCTGCATTTTCATAACCAATGTGCGGATTTAATGCTGTTACAAGCATAAGAGAATTTTCTAGATTATGCTGAATCTTTTCTTTGTTGGGTTCAATTCCTACTGCACATTTATCGTTAAAAGCCTGCATGGAATCTGTCAGCAGTCTGACTGATTGTAGAAAATTATAAATAATAACCGGCTTAAACACATTTAATTCAAAGTTTCCTTGACTAGCCGCAATGCCAATCGTCACGTCATTCCCTAACACTTGTGCAGAAACCATTGTTAGAGCTTCACTTTGAGTTGGATTTACTTTCCCAGGCATAATAGAACTTCCTGGTTCGTTAGCAGGAATTGTAATTTCGCCTAATCCACTCCGAGGGCCGCTTGCCAGCCAGCGTACGTCATTGGCGATTTTCATTAAGTCAGCAGCTAACGCTTTGATTGCACCGTGGGCATAGACTACTTGATCGTGACTTGTTAATGCATGAAATTTATTAGGTGCTGAGATAAATGTTTTTCCAAGCGTGCTGCTGATTTCTTTCGCTACTTCATCGCCGAAGTCAGGATGTGCATTTATCCCCGTTCCAACAGCTGTACCGCCAATAGCTAGCTCCTTCATATACTCTACGCTTTGTTTAATCATTTCTTCATTCTTTTCGAGCATGTGGTGCCATCCACTAATTTCTTGTCCTAGTGTTAGCGGTGTAGCATCTTGTAAATGGGTTCTTCCTATTTTAATAATATCTTTAAACTGCTCTTGCTTCGCAGCGAACGTTTCTTTTAATGTTTTTAGAGCAGGCAATAATTTATCTTCGACTTCTAGTACGGCTGCAATATGAAGAGCTGTAGGAAAAGTATCGTTAGAGCTTTGTGACATATTCACATCATCATTTGGATGAAGCGTTTCGTCGCCATTTATTAGCTGGTTTCCTCGGTGGGAAATCACTTCATTTACATTCATGTTTGATTGCGTTCCGCTTCCTGTCTGCCATACCACTAAAGGAAAATGTTCATTCCATTTCCCTTCAATAATTTCGTTAGCAGCTTGCACGATGGCTTCGGATTTCCTTGCTGATAGTTTGCCTAGTTTATGATTACTAATAGCCGCACTTTTCTTCAAAACCGCAAAAGCGCTTATTACTTCAATTGGCATTTTTTCAATCCCTATTGGAAAGTTTTCTTTACTTCTTTGCGTCTGCGCTCCCCATAGTTTATCTTCTGCCACTTTGATTTCTCCAATTGAATCTCTTTCGATACGATAGCTCATAGTTAGAACTCCTTTTCAATATTTTCTTTACCTATTAGTATTGATTATATGGATGAATTTCATGACATGATAACAATTATTCATTGTTGAAAATTCCCTTTTTTCTATTTTTTAAACGGGCTTAGCGTCTTTGATTATTTAGCTCATAGTTTATTTTGATTTTATAATACAAAAAAAGATCTGAAGAATACGCTCTTCAGATCTTTTTTAATACGTCCAATTTTACTTATGAATCCATACAGCACCAGCTGAATTGTCTTTTGCTTCACCAATCACGTCTAATTTTAATCCGTTTTGAGGAAGCAAGCGCCCTGCATCTTTAATTCTTTCATCTAAATACGATTTTTTGTCGTTGAAGCTTGTAACGCCATTTGATTCTTTAGATGAAATAGTTCCCCACGTTTTATGAGAATATGCCCAAGCAGGTGCTTTATCAAATGAGAACGCCGCGTCTGCAATTTGATATCGGCTTGAATTTGCTGTGGTGCTAATACCATTTACATTAAAGTACAGAACTTTATGAGCATGTGAATCAACCACACCAAGGAATCCTTCACCCGGATGTTGTCCTACCCAGTTATCAAGATAGCTTTCATCTGCGTACCAAAGCAGCATGCCTGTATTATATTTTGCACCTCGTGCGAATTGAAGTGCTTTATCACTACCTGCATAGTTTCTCCACTCAAGGTAATAATAGTTATCCTTATAGCTGATGCCGTTTGTCTTTTCAAATCCATCTAACGTTACTTTTGGAGCTCCTTCAGCATCGTCTGTAAATACCGTTTTTCCATCCACTACTAAACTAGCATTATCAAGAGCAAATCCTTGAAGAGCAAGTCCTCCGTCCGTTACGTATTCAAATTGAAGCTTGATTTTTTTACCTTTAAACTGCGTTAAGTCATAGCTTTTGTCTTCCCATTTTTCATTAGACGTTTCAGCAGAACCGTCTGCGCTATTTGCTTTATCACCAATTGTATCTAACAGAACTTTTGAACCGTCAGGAAGAATCGCCTTTACATATAAATAATCATATTCTGCCTCTACTTCATAAAACGCTTTATAATTGAACTTCGCTGTTTTAGCCGTTGTTAAATCAAACTCTGGCGTCGTCATCGTCGTATGCAGATCGTCTCCGCGTTTACTGTAGTAATAATTGCTTCCAAACGCAGGCTTAATACCTTGAACAGCTTTTTTAGGTAAATTAATCTTCACAATACCTGGTCGTTTAGACTTTGTCACGCTTTGATCAACTACACTCACAGAGCCCGATTTTGTAATATTTTTGCTGTCGATTTGTTGAATGTTTGCCCAGTTTCCACCCATATTTGCTTGGAAAAACTCTTTATTTTGCGGGGAAAAACTTGTCGGTTCTGTTCCAGCGACTTCACCAGCCCAGCTTCCTCCACTCATAATTGACCATACGCCTACCGGCTCACCTTGTCCCGTATACTGTGTATCATACTCATCAGGCAAACCTAAATCATGACCAAATTCATGAGCAAAAACGCCGACTGCTCCGTCTTCTGGCTCAATTGTATAATCATAAGCAGCCATGTTTGTTCCAGGAACTTTATACACTTGTCCCAAAGTAGAGCGATGAGACCAGATAGCATCGTTTCCTAGTTTGCCTCCACCTGCTTCTTGCCCAGTTCCAGCATGAATGACCATTAAGTGGTCAACTATGCCGTCAGGCTCATTGCGGTTGCCGTCTCCATCGATATCATACTGGTCGAACTGATCGTAATCTGAAAGGTTGATGCCGCTTTTTGCTGCTGCAGCAAGCGCTTCTTTTACAAGATTACGAGGCCCTTTAGATCCAGGCGCATTATCGTTTCCTCCCGCTGGATTGTCTGCTCCGTATTCTTTTGCGTTTCCAGATACAGTTAACCAGTCAGAAACGGTTCCATCTACTGTGTAACTACCTCCAGACTGTTCTTCATAATATTGCTTAAACGTTTTAATTTTCTTTCCATTAAATAGCGTAAAGTCTTTATTTCCAAACATTAATTGCTGATAGTGATTTCGGTTAAAATCTTTTGCATACATGTAACCAGGTTCTTGAACGACATTGTTATGCTTAAAATCTGCGTATTCGACTAAAAGAACAAGAACTTTATCTTTTCTGACTTGTCCTTTATACTTTGCCTGAGATGCAGGTTTGACATTTACCCCATTCCCAGCATTGTTTCCTTGAGACTTAATATTAGCAAATTCACCTCGTTGAAACTTTTCTTTTTGTTTCGTTTGCATTTCTTTAGCTTTTAAATCAATTTTGTTAGCTTTATGTCCCTTCATGCTCTCTTTATGTGCATCTTTTTTGTTTATGTAAGAAGTAACGGCTTTCTTCACTTCTTGCGGTGTTGCACTTTGAGAAATAACTCCTTGGTTTTTCAGTGCGTTAGCCAATCTTTCTTCCGGTACTGTATTCATATCAATTGGTGAACTTGGAAGTTCCTCCGATTGTGCGGTTTTAGCTGAAGCAGTACTTCCATTCATAAGTAATGGTCCCACTCCGCTTAATGTAACAGTTGTGGCAAGAAAAGATGTCCCCAAAATCTTTTTCCAGCTTTTCAAGTAAACCCCTCCGTTTTAGAATTTTCAAACTATTAGCAAGATTTATTTTATATTCTAAAACTAGGAAGGTCAACTACATTTTACTATATTATTAAAATTTTTAAATTTTAGTAGCTAATGTAAAATGGTTTTATAGTATGTAACTAGTTTTCTTTGCCTGACAATTAAAATGCCTGATAAACCCTTCTTACATATGCAAATTCCATGCCAAATCAACCGCCAAAAACGAAAATACATGGAGGGTATTTTCTTAGGAAATTAGAACCATCTTTGTCGTATTACTATTATATAAAAACAAAAAATTCCCCATTATGGATATAGAAAAATAAAAAAATCACTTCTCGATAGACGAGAAGTGATGATCTCTGTATGCAAGTAAATTTAAGAATGTTCTTTTTGACGCTGCAACAAGATATGATAGAGTGACATGCTCCAAATAGACATATTACGCGCTGCGATTTCATAAGGTTTCTCATCAATTTTAAACAAGAAATCCCCTTCATAACTCACGGATTTCCCTTTCTTTTCTAACTCTTGTTTAACAGCTTCAATCCATTCTACCGCATTCGTATAATGTTTGTTCAAACGAACTTTAATAGTTTGATTCCTGTAATGAATAAAAGATGTAATTCCCCAAAAAATTAAGACAAGAAAAAGTACCATATACAGCAATTGCATGATAACGATCCCCTTCTTTCTTCATTTCATTATTTTCAATGAAGACTTAATTTAGATGAGTAAATATTACTATTCTCCTTTCCTATCGTCATTTCCTTTAAAAAAGTAAATTCCTTTTCTACTTGGGCGTATAAAATAAATCAGTGTACATGCTTGCTCATCTTTTTTACTAACGTTTTCTGTTAAAAAATGATAAGCTAATAGAATGATAAATAGAAAGGGAGGGCGACGAGTTGTCAACTGAACAAGTGAAATTAGCAGCCGTTTTGGATGTTGAAACAACGGGATTAAGTGCTCAAACATGCGATATTATTGAACTAGCAATTGCTGTTGTTTCTTATGATTCTTCTACCGGGGAAATAATCGAAATTGTAGAAGAATACGAAGAATTTAATATGCCTTCGACTCCCATTTTCCCATACATTACAAACTTAACGGGAATTACAAATGAGATGGTCAAAAATAAAACATTAGACGATAAAAAAGTAGAAACGCTGTTAACTAGCGTTTCGGCTATCATCGCTCATAATGCTTCTTTTGACCGCAGTTTTCTTTTAAAACGATATCCATCTTTATTTAACCAAAAATGGCACTGCTCTATGCGTGCTGTCAAATGGAAAGAGTACGGCTTTCCTAATAAAAAACTAACAACGCTTCTTGACCATCATAATATTGAGAGAGAGCACGCTCACAGAGCTATGGATGATGTGAAAGGAACCATTGACTTGCTAAGACAGCAAAATCCTAGCGGAGAGT is part of the Priestia aryabhattai genome and encodes:
- a CDS encoding GH25 family lysozyme; this translates as MQRRHPNNPIILDVSHHQGIINWKELKNTSVKGVYIKLTEGATFVDPKSYENYIGAKNAGLRVGFYHYAHCTNNPEKEAAFFINQLGQMKLDLPPCLDLEEDKKKSKEFVSRFAVSWLEHVHQTTGIKPIVYTNYHFAKTFFTNEMSKYPLWVARYSAANRQGGMQHPGDLSQWQRWAMFQYTDSGRVKGIPTNVDINEMDYSFFKEVTTNLSVTNNTKGPFVYSKGDKGIGVKQIQQNLLALGFSLPKFGADGFYGEELIAAVKKFQDRCGLFSDGIAGADTLLRLVKEVNNLNNQV
- a CDS encoding immune inhibitor A domain-containing protein yields the protein MKSWKKILGTSFLATTVTLSGVGPLLMNGSTASAKTAQSEELPSSPIDMNTVPEERLANALKNQGVISQSATPQEVKKAVTSYINKKDAHKESMKGHKANKIDLKAKEMQTKQKEKFQRGEFANIKSQGNNAGNGVNVKPASQAKYKGQVRKDKVLVLLVEYADFKHNNVVQEPGYMYAKDFNRNHYQQLMFGNKDFTLFNGKKIKTFKQYYEEQSGGSYTVDGTVSDWLTVSGNAKEYGADNPAGGNDNAPGSKGPRNLVKEALAAAAKSGINLSDYDQFDQYDIDGDGNRNEPDGIVDHLMVIHAGTGQEAGGGKLGNDAIWSHRSTLGQVYKVPGTNMAAYDYTIEPEDGAVGVFAHEFGHDLGLPDEYDTQYTGQGEPVGVWSIMSGGSWAGEVAGTEPTSFSPQNKEFFQANMGGNWANIQQIDSKNITKSGSVSVVDQSVTKSKRPGIVKINLPKKAVQGIKPAFGSNYYYSKRGDDLHTTMTTPEFDLTTAKTAKFNYKAFYEVEAEYDYLYVKAILPDGSKVLLDTIGDKANSADGSAETSNEKWEDKSYDLTQFKGKKIKLQFEYVTDGGLALQGFALDNASLVVDGKTVFTDDAEGAPKVTLDGFEKTNGISYKDNYYYLEWRNYAGSDKALQFARGAKYNTGMLLWYADESYLDNWVGQHPGEGFLGVVDSHAHKVLYFNVNGISTTANSSRYQIADAAFSFDKAPAWAYSHKTWGTISSKESNGVTSFNDKKSYLDERIKDAGRLLPQNGLKLDVIGEAKDNSAGAVWIHK
- the fumC gene encoding class II fumarate hydratase yields the protein MSYRIERDSIGEIKVAEDKLWGAQTQRSKENFPIGIEKMPIEVISAFAVLKKSAAISNHKLGKLSARKSEAIVQAANEIIEGKWNEHFPLVVWQTGSGTQSNMNVNEVISHRGNQLINGDETLHPNDDVNMSQSSNDTFPTALHIAAVLEVEDKLLPALKTLKETFAAKQEQFKDIIKIGRTHLQDATPLTLGQEISGWHHMLEKNEEMIKQSVEYMKELAIGGTAVGTGINAHPDFGDEVAKEISSTLGKTFISAPNKFHALTSHDQVVYAHGAIKALAADLMKIANDVRWLASGPRSGLGEITIPANEPGSSIMPGKVNPTQSEALTMVSAQVLGNDVTIGIAASQGNFELNVFKPVIIYNFLQSVRLLTDSMQAFNDKCAVGIEPNKEKIQHNLENSLMLVTALNPHIGYENAAKIAKLAHQEGTTLKEAAVKTGLLTEEQFEQWVNPANMIHPSK
- a CDS encoding exonuclease domain-containing protein translates to MSTEQVKLAAVLDVETTGLSAQTCDIIELAIAVVSYDSSTGEIIEIVEEYEEFNMPSTPIFPYITNLTGITNEMVKNKTLDDKKVETLLTSVSAIIAHNASFDRSFLLKRYPSLFNQKWHCSMRAVKWKEYGFPNKKLTTLLDHHNIEREHAHRAMDDVKGTIDLLRQQNPSGESYFSEVLKKAMSKPKKTAASTRF